From the Ciona intestinalis chromosome 2, KH, whole genome shotgun sequence genome, one window contains:
- the LOC108951066 gene encoding uncharacterized protein LOC108951066, translating into MEANETIAAYLVELCRQKGCVHGSCIVRGNDTIFCECSRGFIGTRCEETYIDFSNKSQNKGSQAKVVGFAAVGIFLLLVLLIAMFAIWKRCTKNHHNRQWVRWQESRLQSRSTIEGSTFDSDVRELPLTINKKSIFPINLFRKLRLVGSKSHNTRQNVKRKETYCDSNTIATVSGTLPTEKQFHTTCN; encoded by the exons ATGGAGGCTAATGAAACAATTGCTGCATACTTAGTGGAACTTTGCCGACAGAAAGGTTGTGTACATGGCTCCTGTATTGTAAGAGGAAACGACACAATATTTTGCGA ATGTTCCAGGGGTTTCATTGGAACAAGATGCGAGGAAACTTATATTGACTTTAGCAATAAGAGTCAAAACAAAGGATCGCAAGCTAAAGTTGTGGGCTTTGCTGCTGTTGgcatttttcttcttcttgtgCTGCTGATAGCAATGTTCGCCATTTGGAA gcGGTGCACAAAAAATCACCACAACAGACAGTGGGTTCGATGGCAAGAGTCACGTCTTCAGTCAAGGTCAACAATTGAAGGTTCGACCTTCGACTCCGATGTTCGCGAACTTCCgttaacaataaataaaaagtcaatATTTCCTATAAACCTGTTTCGAAAGCTCCGTTTAGTTGGGTCGAAGTCACACAACACGAGACAAAATGTAAAACGAAAGGAAACATACTGTGATTCAAATACGATTGCGACTGTATCAGGAACATTACCAACCGAAAAACAATTTCATACGACgtgtaattaa
- the LOC100181983 gene encoding PRKC apoptosis WT1 regulator protein-like, which translates to MFHPNRPSEDDRPRSSRRYRTSRSRDLDYEVNSNGNNSVAMDNDAKGSVRDAMKTPQRNTTSANRSPLPRRKSTLIETMTANFERKNTEIVVTSAPVKVRSNQNGDVKQSEPPVQTEQTDTSTSPQEKKSGPSARRGKQQREKRMLRQKRRSTGVVSLKDIQNEADNSGDVEKQKVNADETETVKNTQSNEFSPPSDSTVSRFNLNVSDLQLHGSGVDTKNEHGCSRCQSENEASKAIGSKNSEIKTLQRKLEDAEFTIAKLRKELKTMDNEMHQLENENQQLKKDNKMLDDENKTMLRLIRRP; encoded by the exons ATGTTTCATCCAAACCGACCAAGTGAGGATGACAGACCAAGGAGCTCAAGGAGATATAGAACTTCTCGTTCTAGAGACTTAG aTTATGAAGTGAATAGTAACGGTAACAACAGTGTGGCGATGGACAACGATGCGAAAGGAAGCGTAAGAGATGCAATGAAGACACCGCAAAGAAACACAACTTCAG ctAATAGAAGTCCTTTGCCACGCCGTAAATCAACCTTAATTGAAACCATGACAGCAaattttgaaagaaaaaataccG AAATTGTTGTGACTTCAGCCCCTGTGAAAGTTCGATCCAATCAAAATGGAGACGTGAAGCAAAGTGAGCCACCTGTTCAAACAGAACAAACTGATACATCTACTTCTCCACAAGAGAAAAAATCAGGTCCAAGTGCAAGACGGGGAAAACAgcaaagagaaaaaagaatgttacGTCAAAAACGAAGAAGTACCGGTGTTGTTTCTTTAAAGGATATTCAAAATGAAGCAGATAACTCGGGTGATGTGGAAAAGcaaaag GTGAATGCTGATGAAACAGAAACggttaaaaacacacaaagcaATGAGTTTTCCCCTCCAAGTGATTCAACAGTGTCAAG GTTCAATTTGAATGTATCTGACTTACAGCTACATGGTAGTGGTGTTGATACAAAGAATGAACATGGCTGTTCCAGGTGTCAAAGTGAAAATGAAGCCAGCAAAGCAATTGGCTCCAAG AATTCTGAGATTAAAACTTTGCAACGAAAACTGGAAGATGCAGAGTTTACAATCGCTAAGCTTCGCAAAGAGTTGAAAACAATGGATAAT GAGATGCATCAGTTGGAAAATGAAAaccaacaattaaaaaaggaTAACAAGATGCTAGATGATGAGAACAAGACCATGTTAAGATTAATTCGCCGTCCATGA